One window of the Streptomyces sp. B3I8 genome contains the following:
- a CDS encoding xanthine dehydrogenase family protein molybdopterin-binding subunit, whose protein sequence is MSPIVGSPLARVDGRAKVTGAATYTADIEVRGALHGFLVLSTVANARIIGINVRNAERSPGVVAVYTHENMPRLAVPTEQGTVYWKRVIPLQNADIHHSGQPVAYVVAQTPEQARHAASLVDVSYDTSTPQADLAAAMDEAFVPTSGLKGPNDVTRGDPVSGLAQADVRIDVSYTTPMHHHNALEPSATTAVWDGEKLTIYETAQGINATKATVAAALGVPPANVRVLSRFLGGGFGAKGPVWPHTLITAAIARELRRPVKLVLSRAHAYTSNGHRPETHQRLRIGAKRDGTLTAIEHVTTSQVGRTEDLLFNTSEPTRMLYTCPHVRVTQQAVALHLPAPSMMRSPEAVASHGLETALDELSYELGMDPIELRLRNYAADNPEEDGAPFGSKHLEECYRRGADAFGWHRRDPRPRSMRDGDTLIGWGMATAGHTAGGRPGAGARVMISADGQAVVQVATHDIGTGTYTVMSQVAAESLGLDVDDVDFQLGDTAYPFAFVSAASATVPGVGAAVNRACTTARRALIDIAVADTRSPLRGVPADRITVEDGVLYDTDRRTRRDTVRAVVTRHGEPVEATANPVFIPPGYSTGACFAEVRVNPRLGQVRVTRMYGYFDAGRVLNRRTLRSQGIGGAVWAVGFTLSEHTLVDQHLGRIVNPNLSGYLVPVNADIDEIRMGFVDKPDLANLDALGARGFGETPMTGMTAAIGNAVYHATGRRIRDLPITQDKLIEEEGGAR, encoded by the coding sequence ATGAGCCCGATCGTCGGCAGCCCTCTCGCCCGGGTCGACGGGCGCGCCAAGGTGACCGGTGCGGCCACCTACACCGCGGACATCGAAGTCCGCGGGGCCCTGCACGGCTTCCTCGTGCTGAGCACGGTCGCCAACGCCCGCATCATTGGCATCAACGTGCGGAACGCCGAGCGCTCACCCGGTGTGGTCGCCGTCTACACCCACGAGAACATGCCCCGGCTAGCCGTGCCCACGGAGCAGGGAACGGTGTACTGGAAGCGGGTCATCCCCCTCCAGAACGCGGACATCCACCACAGCGGCCAGCCGGTGGCCTACGTCGTGGCCCAGACTCCCGAGCAGGCCCGACACGCCGCGTCACTCGTCGATGTCTCCTACGACACCAGCACGCCTCAGGCCGACCTGGCCGCGGCCATGGACGAGGCCTTCGTGCCCACGTCGGGTCTGAAAGGCCCCAATGACGTCACCCGCGGCGACCCCGTGTCGGGCCTGGCGCAGGCGGACGTACGCATCGACGTCAGCTATACGACGCCCATGCACCACCACAACGCCCTCGAACCCTCCGCCACGACCGCCGTATGGGACGGCGAGAAGCTGACGATCTACGAAACGGCGCAGGGCATCAACGCCACCAAGGCCACCGTGGCCGCGGCGCTGGGAGTGCCTCCCGCCAACGTGCGGGTGCTGTCCCGGTTCCTGGGCGGAGGCTTCGGCGCCAAGGGCCCGGTGTGGCCGCACACCCTGATCACCGCCGCCATCGCCCGCGAGCTGCGGCGCCCGGTCAAACTGGTGCTCTCCCGCGCCCACGCCTACACGTCCAACGGCCACCGCCCGGAGACCCACCAGCGGCTGCGGATCGGAGCGAAGCGGGACGGCACGCTCACCGCCATCGAGCACGTCACCACCTCCCAGGTCGGTCGTACCGAGGATTTGCTGTTCAACACCAGCGAGCCCACCCGCATGTTGTACACCTGCCCCCATGTGCGGGTGACACAGCAGGCGGTGGCGCTGCACCTGCCCGCGCCGAGCATGATGCGGTCACCGGAGGCCGTCGCCTCCCACGGCCTGGAAACGGCACTCGACGAGCTGAGCTACGAACTGGGCATGGACCCCATCGAACTACGGCTGCGCAATTACGCCGCGGACAACCCCGAGGAGGACGGCGCCCCGTTCGGCAGCAAACACCTGGAGGAGTGCTACCGCCGTGGTGCTGACGCCTTCGGCTGGCACCGGCGCGATCCGCGCCCGCGGTCGATGCGCGACGGGGACACCCTGATCGGCTGGGGCATGGCGACCGCCGGGCACACGGCCGGCGGACGGCCGGGGGCCGGGGCCCGCGTCATGATCTCCGCCGACGGGCAAGCGGTGGTCCAGGTCGCCACCCACGACATCGGAACCGGCACGTACACCGTCATGTCCCAAGTGGCCGCGGAGAGCCTCGGCCTGGACGTCGACGACGTGGACTTCCAACTCGGGGACACCGCTTACCCGTTCGCGTTCGTCTCCGCCGCTTCCGCCACCGTTCCCGGGGTCGGCGCCGCCGTCAACCGGGCCTGCACCACGGCCCGCCGGGCACTGATCGACATCGCCGTCGCGGACACCCGCTCCCCCCTGCGCGGCGTCCCGGCCGACCGGATCACCGTCGAGGACGGAGTCCTCTACGACACCGACCGGCGCACACGCCGCGACACCGTCCGCGCGGTCGTGACCCGGCATGGCGAACCCGTCGAGGCCACCGCCAACCCCGTCTTCATCCCGCCCGGTTACTCCACCGGCGCCTGCTTCGCGGAAGTACGGGTCAACCCCCGGCTCGGACAGGTCCGCGTCACCCGCATGTACGGGTACTTCGACGCCGGCCGGGTGCTGAACCGCAGGACCCTGCGCAGCCAGGGCATCGGCGGCGCTGTCTGGGCCGTCGGTTTCACCCTGTCCGAGCACACCCTGGTCGACCAGCACCTGGGGCGAATCGTCAACCCGAACCTGTCGGGCTACCTGGTGCCGGTCAACGCCGATATCGACGAGATCCGCATGGGCTTCGTGGACAAGCCCGACCTGGCTAACCTCGACGCCCTCGGCGCACGCGGGTTCGGGGAGACACCGATGACCGGGATGACCGCCGCCATCGGCAACGCCGTCTACCACGCCACTGGCCGCCGCATCCGCGACCTGCCCATCACCCAGGACAAGCTCATCGAAGAGGAGGGTGGAGCCCGATGA
- a CDS encoding TetR/AcrR family transcriptional regulator — protein MTLPDPHQPRERILRAAADLLARGGREAVSTRSVSAAASVQAQTIYRHFGDMQGLLDAVARQGYASYLAAKRENLITGDPVEQLRRGWSLHVAFGLANPAVYRLLNTDARPGAGDAANGEAGSLLRQLVTRVAEAGRLRVGVEEAATMIHAAGVGVTLTLIKADAAGRLADHEGLSERTREAVFAALVTDLDDTPPEGTCAARCARHAVALKALLDDGERPFTAGEYTLLGEWLTRLATAAADGEESDSPAASDS, from the coding sequence ATGACGCTCCCCGATCCCCACCAGCCACGCGAGCGCATCCTCCGGGCAGCGGCGGACCTGCTCGCGCGTGGCGGACGCGAGGCGGTCTCCACCCGCTCGGTCAGCGCCGCCGCGAGCGTGCAGGCACAGACGATCTACCGGCATTTCGGAGACATGCAGGGGCTGCTGGACGCGGTGGCCCGCCAGGGCTACGCCTCCTACCTGGCCGCCAAGCGGGAGAACCTCATCACCGGTGACCCCGTCGAGCAACTGCGGCGCGGCTGGTCCCTGCACGTGGCCTTCGGGCTCGCCAACCCGGCTGTCTACCGGCTGCTCAACACCGACGCGCGTCCCGGCGCCGGGGACGCGGCGAACGGTGAGGCCGGCAGCCTGCTCCGGCAGCTCGTCACCCGGGTCGCCGAGGCCGGACGGCTGCGCGTCGGCGTCGAAGAGGCGGCGACGATGATCCACGCGGCGGGCGTCGGCGTCACGCTCACGCTCATCAAGGCCGACGCCGCCGGCCGCCTCGCCGACCACGAGGGCCTGTCGGAACGCACCCGCGAGGCCGTGTTCGCGGCACTCGTCACGGACCTGGACGACACCCCGCCCGAGGGCACGTGTGCCGCGCGCTGCGCCCGGCACGCCGTCGCCCTCAAGGCCCTGCTCGACGACGGGGAGCGCCCCTTCACCGCGGGGGAGTACACCCTGCTGGGCGAGTGGCTCACGAGGCTCGCCACCGCGGCGGCGGACGGTGAGGA
- a CDS encoding (2Fe-2S)-binding protein has product MSDTDEHDHSADEHSRRSVLKAGAVGAVAVAASGGITTVAAGAGTALPSPASTADVTLRVNGVERHVTVESRVTLLDALRERVGLTGTKKGCDRGECGACTVLIDGQRVKSCMTLAVMEDGREITTIEGLARGDELHPVQEAFIRRDAFQCGFCTSGQIMSAVACIREGHAGSDTEVREWMSGNLCRCGCYPNIVDAVRDAAKGQVK; this is encoded by the coding sequence ATGTCCGACACTGACGAGCACGACCACTCAGCCGACGAACACAGCCGCCGCAGCGTGCTCAAGGCCGGCGCGGTAGGCGCGGTCGCCGTGGCCGCGTCGGGCGGCATCACCACGGTCGCCGCCGGCGCGGGGACCGCGCTGCCCTCCCCCGCCTCGACGGCCGACGTGACCCTCCGTGTCAACGGCGTGGAGCGCCACGTCACGGTCGAGTCCCGGGTCACCCTGCTGGACGCGCTGCGCGAGCGGGTCGGGCTGACCGGGACGAAGAAGGGCTGTGACCGCGGTGAGTGCGGCGCCTGCACCGTCCTCATCGACGGGCAGCGGGTCAAGTCGTGCATGACGCTCGCCGTCATGGAGGACGGACGGGAGATCACCACGATCGAGGGCCTGGCCCGAGGGGACGAACTGCACCCGGTGCAGGAGGCGTTCATCCGGCGCGACGCCTTCCAGTGCGGGTTCTGCACCTCCGGGCAGATCATGTCAGCCGTCGCCTGCATCCGGGAGGGCCACGCCGGATCGGACACCGAAGTCCGCGAGTGGATGAGCGGCAACCTGTGCCGCTGCGGCTGTTACCCGAACATCGTCGACGCCGTACGGGACGCCGCGAAGGGACAAGTGAAGTGA
- a CDS encoding xanthine dehydrogenase family protein subunit M, with protein sequence MKLFEYARASRPADAVGLVAGHPGGAFIGGGTELTNLMKDGVLTPDLVVDVSGLDLSGIGVGQGRLRIGATARMGDVAEHPVVRERFPVLSEALLASASPQIRNRATIGGNLMQRTRCWYFRDVGSACNKREPGSGCPAITGQNRWHAIHGGSEHCIAVHPSDLAVALTALDATVLTLGPDGRRSLPLQDFYRLPGSTPHRETALRHGELITGVEIPQSRLAADSRYLKLRDRATFEFAVVSVAAALTRERGTVRDVRLAFGGIATRPWRSPEVEDALRGRPLNQATIAAARRALVEGAQPREHNAFKVELVQRALADVLEDLGGR encoded by the coding sequence GTGAAGCTCTTCGAGTACGCGCGTGCGTCGCGCCCCGCCGACGCCGTCGGCCTGGTCGCGGGCCATCCCGGTGGCGCGTTCATCGGGGGCGGGACCGAACTGACGAACCTGATGAAGGACGGCGTCCTCACCCCGGACCTCGTCGTCGACGTGAGCGGTCTCGACCTGTCGGGCATCGGCGTCGGCCAGGGCCGACTGCGGATCGGTGCCACGGCCCGCATGGGGGACGTAGCCGAGCACCCGGTGGTCCGGGAGCGCTTCCCCGTACTCTCCGAAGCCCTGCTCGCCTCCGCGTCCCCGCAGATCCGCAACAGGGCCACCATCGGCGGCAATCTGATGCAGCGCACCCGCTGCTGGTACTTCCGCGACGTCGGCAGCGCCTGCAACAAGCGCGAACCCGGCAGCGGCTGCCCCGCGATCACCGGGCAGAACCGCTGGCACGCCATCCACGGCGGCAGCGAGCACTGCATCGCCGTCCATCCATCCGACCTGGCCGTGGCCCTGACCGCCCTGGACGCCACCGTCCTCACCCTCGGCCCGGACGGCCGCCGCTCCCTCCCGCTCCAGGACTTCTACCGCTTGCCCGGCTCCACCCCGCACCGGGAGACCGCGCTGCGGCACGGCGAACTCATCACCGGCGTCGAGATACCGCAGAGCCGCCTGGCGGCCGACTCCCGCTACCTCAAGCTGCGCGACCGGGCCACCTTCGAGTTCGCCGTGGTCTCCGTGGCCGCCGCCCTCACCCGGGAGCGGGGGACGGTTCGTGACGTCCGGCTCGCCTTCGGCGGCATCGCCACCAGGCCGTGGCGTTCACCCGAGGTCGAGGACGCCCTGCGCGGGCGCCCCCTGAACCAGGCCACCATCGCGGCGGCCAGGCGGGCCCTGGTCGAGGGCGCTCAGCCTCGCGAGCACAACGCGTTCAAGGTCGAGCTGGTGCAGCGTGCCCTGGCCGACGTTCTCGAAGATCTCGGAGGACGGTAA